The genomic interval AAATCATGAACAAGATCCGCATCGCCATTGCCGGCGCTTCTGGCCGCATGGGCCGTACCCTGATCGAAGCCATCCTGCAGACGGATGACGTCGTGCTCGCGGCCGCGCTCGAACAGCCGGGAAGCGCCTGGCTGGGCAGGGATGCGGGCGAGTTCGTCGGTGCATCCTGTGGCGTCAGGATCAGCGACGATATCGAAGCCGCATTGCAGCAATCGGATTGCCTGATCGACTTCACCCGTCCGGAAGGCAGCTTGCGTCATCTCGCGATCTGTCGCCGTCTCGGCGTGCACATGGTGGTTGGCACGACCGGTTTCACCGCCGAAGGCCGGCAGGCCATCCAGGACGCCTCGCGCGACATCCCCATCGTCTTTTCGCCCAACATGGCGGTCGGCGTGAATGCGGTGTTTCGTCTGCTCGACGTCGCCGCGCGCATACTCGACGAAGGTTACGACATCGAAGTGATCGAAGCGCACCACCGCCACAAGGTCGACGCGCCATCGGGAACGGCATTGCGCATGGGCGAGGTGCTGGCAGCGGCGCTGGGCCGTGATCTTGCCGAGTGCGCCGTGTATGGCCGCGAAGGCCACACCGGCGAGCGGCCGGCGACGCAGATCGGTTTTGCCACGGTGCGCGGAGGCGACATCGTCGGCGATCACACCGTGCTGTTCGCCGGTACCGGCGAGCGCATTGAAATAACTCACAAGTCGGCCAGCCGCAAGCCCTATGCCACGGGTTCCCTGCGCGCCGTGCGCTTCATGCGAGACAAGAAATCCGGCTTGTTCGACATGCAGGACGTGCTGGGTTTGCGCTGAGAAAATCTGCGCCGAATCGCTGCATTGCAGCGCCGCGATTCGCGTCCGGGCGTCCGGCCGGCTTGCCTGCTCGAGGCGAGTTGCAGTACAATTTTGAGGTTTGATCTCGGCGGGGTGGGCCATGGGCTGCCCCGCTTTGTGTATCGACGCCCAGCCAAGTTCAAGCCATTCGCCGCCTATTCAGGAGCCCGACCGTGAGCCAGTTTCCGCCCGCCATACTTGCATTAGCCGACGGGACGGTGTTTCGGGGGCGCGGTATCGGCGCTTCGGGCGTCAGTGTCGGCGAGGTGGTGTTCAACACGGCAATGACCGGCTATCAGGAGATCCTCACCGATCCTTCCTATTCCCGCCAGATTACCACGCTGACCTACCCGCACATCGGCAACGTCGGTATCAACAGCGAAGACAGCGAGGGCGGCGTCGCCAATCAGGTCTATGCGGCCGGTCTGGTGATTCGCGATCTGCCGTTGCAGGTTTCCAGTTGGCGTTGCGAACAATCGCTGGATGCCTACCTGCGGGCGCAGAATGTGGTTGCCATTGCCGATGTCGATACCCGCAAGCTGACGCGCATCCTGCGTGAGCAGGGTGCCCAGTCGGGTTGTCTGATGGCCGGCGAGATCGATGAATCCCTCGCCATCGACAAGGCGCGCGGGTTTGCCGGGCTTGCCGGCGTGGATCTGGCCAAGGTGGTGAGTTGCACGCAGCCTTATCCCTGGATCGAGGGCGAGTGGCAGTTGGGCAAGGGCTGCATGCCGCAGGAAAACCTGCAATACCATGTCGTGGCCTACGACTTCGGCGTCAAGCGCAATATTCTGCGGATGCTGGCCAGCCGCGGCTGCCGCCTTACCGTCGTGCCGGCGCAGACCTCGGCTGCCGAGGTGCTGGCACTCAAGCCGGATGGCGTCTTTCTGTCGAACGGCCCGGGCGATCCTGAACCCTGCGACTACGCCATCGCGGCGATTCGCGAGTTCCTTGCGCGCGGCATCCCGACCTTCGGCATCTGCCTGGGGCATCAGTTGCTGGCACTGGCTTCGGGCGCGCGAACCGTCAAGATGAAATTCGGCCATCACGGCGCCAATCATCCCGTCAAGGATCTCGATAGCGGTCAGGTATTGATCACCAGCCAGAACCATGGTTTTGCCGCCGATGCGGCGACGCTGCCGGATAATCTGCGCGTCACCCACGTCTCGCTGTTCGACGGCAGCCTGCAGGGCATCGCGCGTACCGACGTGCCGGCCTTCAGCTTTCAGGGGCATCCGGAGGCCAGTCCGGGACCGAATGACGTCGCGTACCTGTTCGATCGCTTCATTGGAATGCTGGAGAAAAACAGGGGCCAGGCGCCGGGAGGCTAGGGCCGGTTTCCGTGCCTTCGTTTTCCCCTGTCCCCTGATTTCTCGCTCCTAGCCCTAGCCCGGCCTCTAAAAAATGCCCAAACGTACAGACATCAAGAGCATCCTCATCATCGGCGCCGGCCCGATCATCATCGGACAGGCCTGCGAGTTCGATTATTCTGGCGCTCAGGCGTGCAAGGCGCTGCGCGATGAGGGTTACAAGGTCATCCTCGTCAATTCGAATCCGGCGACGATCATGACCGATCCGGGCATGGCCGACGTCACCTACATCGAGCCGATCACCTGGCAGGTCGTCGAGCACATCATCGCCAAGGAGCGTCCCGATGCGTTGCTGCCGACCATGGGTGGCCAGACCGCGCTCAACTGCGCGCTCGATCTGGCGCGGCATGGCGTGCTGCAGAAGTATGGCGTCGAGATGATCGGCGCCTCGCGCGAGGCCATCGACATGGCCGAGGATCGCGAGAAATTCAAGCAGGCGATGACCCGCATCGGCCTCGAGTCGGCGCGTTCCGGGGTGGCTCATTCGATGGAAGAGGCTTTCCAGGTGCAGGCGGTGATCGGCTATCCGGCCATCATCCGGCCGTCTTTCACCATGGGCGGCAGCGGGGGCGGGATTGCCTACAACCAGGAAGAGTTCGTCGAAATCTGCAAGCGCGGCCTGGAGGCTTCGCCGACCAACGAGCTGCTGATCGAAGAGTCGCTGCTCGGCTGGAAAGAATTCGAGATGGAAGTGGTGCGCGATCGCGCCGACAATTGCATCATCGTCTGTTCCATCGAGAACCTCGATCCGATGGGCGTGCACACCGGTGATTCGATCACCGTCGCGCCGGCGCAGACGCTGACCGACAAGGAATACCAGATCATGCGTCAGGCCAGCATCGACGTGCTGCGCGAGATCGGCGTCGATACCGGCGGTTCCAATGTCCAGTTCGCCATCAATCCGCGGGACGGTCGCATGATCGTCATCGAGATGAACCCGCGCGTCTCGCGTTCCTCGGCGCTGGCCTCGAAGGCCACCGGCTTCCCGATCGCCAAGATCGCCGCCAAGCTGGCGGTGGGCTTCACGCTCGATGAATTGAAGAACGACATCACCGGCGGCGCCACTCCGGCGTCCTTCGAGCCGGCGATCGACTACGTGGTCACCAAGGTGCCGCGCTTCGCTTTCGAGAAGTTTCCGCTGGCCGACGATCGCCTGACCACGCAGATGAAGTCGGTGGGCGAGGTCATGGCCATCGGCCGCACTTTCCAGGAGTCCTTTCAAAAGGCCTTGCGCGGTCTCGAAGTCGGCGTCTATGGCCTTGACGAAATCGAAGCCGATGCCGATGAGATCGAGCACGAGTTGGTCAGTCCCGGCTCCGAGCGTATCTGGTATCTCGGCCAGGCCTTCCGCAATGGCATGAGCCAGGATGAAATCTTCCAACTGACCAAAATCGATCCGTGGTTTCTCGCGCAGATCGAGGACATCGTCCGCACCGAACGGAGCCTGGCCGGCCGCGCATTGCAGGCCATCGACACTGA from Sterolibacterium denitrificans carries:
- the dapB gene encoding 4-hydroxy-tetrahydrodipicolinate reductase, producing the protein MNKIRIAIAGASGRMGRTLIEAILQTDDVVLAAALEQPGSAWLGRDAGEFVGASCGVRISDDIEAALQQSDCLIDFTRPEGSLRHLAICRRLGVHMVVGTTGFTAEGRQAIQDASRDIPIVFSPNMAVGVNAVFRLLDVAARILDEGYDIEVIEAHHRHKVDAPSGTALRMGEVLAAALGRDLAECAVYGREGHTGERPATQIGFATVRGGDIVGDHTVLFAGTGERIEITHKSASRKPYATGSLRAVRFMRDKKSGLFDMQDVLGLR
- the carA gene encoding glutamine-hydrolyzing carbamoyl-phosphate synthase small subunit; this encodes MSQFPPAILALADGTVFRGRGIGASGVSVGEVVFNTAMTGYQEILTDPSYSRQITTLTYPHIGNVGINSEDSEGGVANQVYAAGLVIRDLPLQVSSWRCEQSLDAYLRAQNVVAIADVDTRKLTRILREQGAQSGCLMAGEIDESLAIDKARGFAGLAGVDLAKVVSCTQPYPWIEGEWQLGKGCMPQENLQYHVVAYDFGVKRNILRMLASRGCRLTVVPAQTSAAEVLALKPDGVFLSNGPGDPEPCDYAIAAIREFLARGIPTFGICLGHQLLALASGARTVKMKFGHHGANHPVKDLDSGQVLITSQNHGFAADAATLPDNLRVTHVSLFDGSLQGIARTDVPAFSFQGHPEASPGPNDVAYLFDRFIGMLEKNRGQAPGG